In one window of Cellulophaga sp. HaHa_2_95 DNA:
- a CDS encoding 1-deoxy-D-xylulose-5-phosphate synthase, which translates to MNSSILQHINSPKELRELSPQQLPKLAQELREFIIAAVAAKEGHLGASLGVVELTIALHYCYNTPIDNLIWDVGHQAYGHKILTGRRDVFETNRQLNGISGFPRRSESVYDTFGTGHSSTSISAILGMAIASKLMGDLHKNHIAVIGDASIASGMAFEALNHAGATDANVLIILNDNAIGIDPSVGALKKYLTNVKKGTAKDENIFECLNFDYTGPIDGHNLDVVISTLQKLKNKKGPKLLHLITTKGKGLKQAEENQVTYHAPGKFNKETGDLLPKTNEFQPSKYQDVFGHTLVELAQQNEKIIGITPAMPTGSSLKYMMEEIPERAFDVGIAEQHAVTLAAGMTTEGFIPFCTIYSTFLQRAYDQVIHDVAIQNLPVIFCLDRAGLVGQDGATHHGLYDIAFLRCIPNLILAAPMNELELRNIMYTAQLGLNHPIAIRYPRGRGVLKEWKLPFEKIEIGKAQKLKTGTKIVVLSIGHIGNMVCDVLSEIENSEKIGHYNMGFIKPLDHKALEQIFASYDHIITIEDGCKTGGFGSAIVEFANEKLYQKPITVLGIEDEIIEHGSTEELYQIAKIDALSLKLKINTILNASK; encoded by the coding sequence ATGAATAGCTCCATTTTGCAACATATTAATTCTCCTAAAGAATTAAGAGAACTGTCTCCTCAACAGCTTCCTAAACTTGCCCAAGAATTAAGGGAATTTATTATTGCTGCTGTGGCCGCTAAAGAAGGTCATTTAGGAGCTAGTCTGGGTGTCGTAGAATTAACGATAGCCTTGCATTATTGTTACAATACTCCCATAGATAATTTAATTTGGGATGTAGGTCACCAAGCCTACGGACATAAAATCTTAACAGGCAGAAGGGATGTTTTTGAAACCAATCGACAATTAAATGGTATCAGTGGATTCCCTAGACGAAGTGAAAGCGTGTATGACACTTTCGGAACAGGCCATAGCTCTACGTCTATTTCAGCTATTCTAGGAATGGCCATTGCCTCTAAATTGATGGGCGACCTACATAAAAATCATATTGCCGTAATTGGAGACGCCTCTATTGCTAGTGGGATGGCTTTTGAAGCACTAAACCACGCAGGTGCCACAGATGCTAATGTTCTAATTATTCTTAATGATAATGCTATTGGAATTGACCCTAGTGTTGGTGCCTTAAAAAAGTACCTAACCAATGTTAAAAAAGGCACCGCAAAAGACGAAAACATATTTGAATGTTTGAATTTTGACTATACAGGCCCTATAGACGGACACAATCTTGATGTAGTTATTTCTACGTTACAAAAATTAAAAAATAAGAAAGGTCCAAAATTATTACACCTAATTACTACAAAAGGCAAAGGCCTGAAGCAAGCTGAAGAAAACCAAGTGACCTACCATGCCCCTGGAAAATTCAATAAAGAGACGGGAGATTTACTTCCAAAAACTAACGAGTTTCAACCTTCAAAATATCAGGACGTATTTGGCCATACCCTGGTAGAATTAGCACAACAGAATGAAAAGATTATAGGCATTACTCCAGCCATGCCTACGGGTAGTTCATTAAAATACATGATGGAAGAGATTCCTGAAAGAGCTTTCGATGTGGGTATTGCAGAACAACATGCCGTAACATTAGCAGCAGGCATGACTACGGAAGGGTTTATACCTTTTTGTACCATTTACTCTACTTTTCTTCAACGCGCCTATGATCAAGTAATTCATGATGTTGCCATACAAAATCTGCCTGTAATCTTCTGCCTAGATCGAGCAGGGCTAGTGGGGCAAGATGGTGCTACGCATCATGGTCTATATGATATTGCATTTTTAAGATGCATTCCAAATTTAATTCTGGCAGCTCCAATGAATGAACTGGAGCTTAGAAATATCATGTATACCGCACAACTGGGTTTAAACCATCCTATAGCCATAAGGTACCCTCGAGGACGCGGTGTATTAAAGGAATGGAAATTACCCTTTGAAAAAATTGAAATAGGAAAGGCCCAAAAACTAAAAACTGGAACGAAAATTGTGGTGCTTTCCATCGGTCATATAGGTAATATGGTTTGTGATGTTCTTTCAGAAATTGAGAACTCAGAAAAAATTGGACATTACAATATGGGCTTCATTAAACCATTAGACCACAAAGCATTAGAACAAATATTCGCTTCTTACGATCATATTATCACGATTGAAGATGGGTGTAAAACGGGAGGTTTTGGAAGTGCGATTGTAGAATTTGCCAATGAAAAATTATACCAAAAGCCAATAACTGTTCTAGGAATAGAAGATGAAATTATTGAACACGGAAGCACTGAAGAGCTGTATCAAATAGCTAAAATTGATGCTTTATCATTAAAATTGAAAATCAACACCATATTAAATGCAAGCAAATAA
- a CDS encoding chloride channel protein → MEKLKKTWFTKFLVWRVKHISERQFIYFLSILVGFTSGVGAVILKNLTHFFQHLLEGKLVNDYHQAFLFVFPIIGLILVYLVIKFIIRHKVSHGIPSTLHAISQHKGIMRKYQMFGSLLTAPLTVGFGGSVGLEGPTVATGAAISSNISRMFHMNQTNRNLLIGCAAAGALSSIFKAPIAAIIFAIEVFSLDLTIASMLPLLLASISAIITSYFFFGDDVLLPFKTKDAFVLADVPFFIFLGIIAGLTSIYFTEVYDRIQKFFDKIGSPIKRLLIGGIGIGILVYFIPPLYGEGFDVINSLVQGNPEKVLKNNIFELDLTNVWMVIILLIGLVLFKIIASALTFGAGGVGGIFAPTLFMGSIMGNCVAKIINTLNLFGSKVSESNFTLVGMAGLMAGVLHAPLTAIFLIAEVTGGYELFIPLMITAAISYSITKYAHPHSVYNMELGRKGDLITHDKDHAVLTLMDIDKVIEDNFAIIHPEMSLGDMVHNAVVKSNRNIFPVVDKEDNSLLGVILLDDIRAIMFNQKLYNEVFASDVMHTPPEIIELEKDKMTEIMRKFQDSGAWNLPVIKNGSYIGFISKSKLLTAYRRKLINFTK, encoded by the coding sequence ATGGAAAAACTTAAAAAAACTTGGTTTACCAAATTTTTGGTTTGGAGGGTAAAGCACATTTCTGAACGCCAGTTTATTTATTTTTTAAGTATTCTTGTAGGATTTACATCAGGTGTAGGCGCTGTCATACTAAAAAACTTAACACACTTTTTTCAGCATTTGCTGGAAGGTAAGCTTGTTAATGACTATCACCAAGCTTTTCTATTCGTGTTTCCTATTATTGGGCTTATACTCGTTTACCTCGTTATAAAATTTATCATTAGACACAAGGTAAGCCACGGTATCCCTTCTACCCTTCATGCCATATCTCAGCATAAGGGTATTATGCGTAAATATCAAATGTTTGGATCGCTCCTCACCGCACCGTTAACGGTAGGTTTTGGAGGTTCTGTAGGGTTAGAAGGACCAACAGTAGCTACTGGAGCTGCTATTAGCTCCAACATTTCTAGGATGTTCCATATGAACCAAACCAACAGGAATCTCTTGATTGGTTGTGCGGCTGCAGGTGCATTATCCTCTATATTTAAAGCTCCTATAGCTGCCATAATTTTTGCTATAGAAGTCTTTAGTTTAGATTTAACCATAGCCTCCATGCTTCCCTTACTACTAGCATCCATATCTGCTATCATCACGTCCTATTTTTTCTTTGGAGACGATGTATTACTTCCTTTTAAAACTAAAGATGCCTTTGTATTGGCAGATGTTCCCTTCTTTATTTTCTTAGGAATCATTGCTGGTTTGACCTCTATTTATTTTACAGAAGTATATGATAGAATTCAGAAATTCTTTGACAAGATTGGATCTCCCATAAAGCGTTTGTTGATTGGAGGAATAGGAATAGGAATTCTTGTTTATTTTATTCCACCCCTGTATGGAGAAGGTTTTGATGTAATAAACAGCCTTGTACAAGGAAACCCAGAAAAAGTTTTAAAAAATAATATTTTCGAATTAGATCTAACCAATGTTTGGATGGTGATTATCCTCTTAATTGGTTTGGTTCTTTTCAAGATAATTGCAAGTGCACTCACATTTGGTGCTGGCGGAGTGGGTGGCATATTTGCTCCTACCCTCTTTATGGGAAGTATCATGGGAAACTGTGTCGCTAAAATTATCAACACCCTCAATCTCTTTGGCAGTAAAGTATCTGAGAGTAATTTTACCTTGGTAGGTATGGCTGGCCTAATGGCCGGAGTATTGCATGCTCCGCTTACCGCAATTTTCTTAATCGCAGAAGTTACGGGCGGCTATGAGTTATTTATCCCATTAATGATCACCGCAGCTATCTCTTATTCCATAACTAAATATGCACACCCACATTCTGTTTACAATATGGAATTAGGAAGAAAGGGCGATCTAATTACCCATGATAAAGACCATGCAGTATTAACCTTGATGGATATTGATAAAGTAATTGAAGATAACTTTGCTATTATTCATCCAGAAATGTCCTTAGGAGATATGGTTCACAACGCGGTAGTAAAATCTAACCGAAATATTTTTCCAGTAGTTGACAAGGAAGATAATAGCTTATTAGGCGTAATATTGTTAGATGATATTAGAGCTATTATGTTTAATCAGAAATTATACAATGAAGTTTTTGCTAGCGATGTTATGCATACGCCGCCAGAAATCATTGAATTAGAGAAAGATAAGATGACAGAAATAATGCGTAAATTTCAAGATAGTGGGGCTTGGAATCTCCCCGTTATTAAAAACGGATCTTATATTGGGTTTATTTCTAAATCTAAACTTCTTACTGCTTACCGAAGAAAACTAATAAATTTTACAAAATAA
- the aspS gene encoding aspartate--tRNA ligase: MYRSHSCGELRASNNNQEVVLSGWVQKVRDKGFVIWADLRDRYGITQLIFDEERTSKELLEQARSLGREFVIQIKGTVIERSSKNPNIATGDIEVLVKELTVLNKALVPPFTIEDKTDGGEDLRMKYRYLDIRRNPVKNNLIFRHKVAMEVRKFLSDEGFIEVETPYLIKSTPEGARDFVVPSRMNEGQFYALPQSPQTFKQLLMVGGMDKYFQIVKCFRDEDLRADRQPEFTQIDCEMAFVEQEDILNVFEKLTKYLLKEVKGFEIERFPRMTYDEAMRTYGNDKPDIRFRMEFGELNEVAQHKEFGVFNDAELVVGIAVPGAATYTRKEIDALIDWVRRPQVGAKGMVYAKYNEDGSFKSSVDKFYDQEDLAKWAVATGAEPGDLICVLSGDANKTRTQLSALRMELAERLGLRNPEEFAPLWVIDFPLLELDEETGHYHAMHHPFTSPKPGQLELLDTDPGAVKANAYDLVLNGNEIGGGSIRIHDKDMQATMFKHLGFTPEEAKAQFGFLMDAFQYGAPPHGGLAFGLDRLVAILGGQETIRDFIAFPKNNSGRDVMIDAPAKIDNEQLKELHLKLDLKA; encoded by the coding sequence ATGTACAGAAGTCATAGTTGTGGCGAATTAAGAGCGTCAAACAATAATCAAGAAGTTGTTTTATCTGGTTGGGTACAAAAAGTAAGAGATAAAGGTTTTGTCATATGGGCAGATTTACGCGATCGTTACGGTATAACACAATTAATTTTTGATGAAGAACGTACTTCTAAAGAACTATTAGAACAAGCAAGGTCTCTAGGAAGAGAATTTGTCATCCAAATAAAAGGAACGGTGATTGAACGTTCTTCAAAAAACCCGAATATTGCTACTGGAGACATTGAAGTTTTGGTGAAAGAATTAACCGTTTTAAACAAAGCTTTAGTTCCTCCCTTTACCATTGAAGATAAAACAGATGGTGGTGAAGATCTAAGAATGAAATACCGGTACTTAGATATCCGAAGAAATCCTGTAAAAAATAACTTAATATTCAGACATAAAGTTGCCATGGAAGTGCGCAAGTTTTTATCTGACGAAGGTTTCATTGAAGTAGAAACACCATATTTAATTAAATCTACTCCAGAAGGAGCTCGTGATTTTGTGGTGCCTAGTAGAATGAACGAAGGGCAATTTTATGCCTTACCACAATCTCCTCAAACTTTTAAGCAATTGCTTATGGTCGGAGGAATGGATAAATATTTCCAGATTGTAAAATGTTTTAGAGATGAGGATTTAAGAGCAGATAGACAACCAGAGTTTACACAAATAGATTGTGAAATGGCGTTTGTTGAGCAAGAAGATATCCTTAATGTTTTTGAGAAGCTTACCAAATATCTTTTAAAAGAAGTAAAAGGCTTTGAAATAGAACGCTTTCCTAGAATGACGTACGACGAAGCTATGCGTACATACGGGAATGACAAACCAGATATTCGTTTCAGAATGGAATTCGGTGAGTTAAATGAGGTAGCACAACATAAAGAATTTGGTGTTTTTAACGATGCTGAATTAGTAGTAGGTATTGCTGTTCCTGGTGCTGCTACATATACAAGAAAAGAAATTGATGCATTGATTGATTGGGTTAGAAGACCACAAGTGGGCGCCAAAGGAATGGTGTATGCTAAATATAACGAAGATGGCAGCTTTAAATCTTCTGTAGATAAATTTTACGATCAAGAAGATTTAGCAAAATGGGCAGTAGCAACTGGCGCTGAACCAGGAGATTTAATCTGCGTACTTTCTGGTGATGCCAACAAGACAAGAACACAGCTTAGTGCTTTACGTATGGAACTAGCAGAACGTTTAGGACTAAGAAATCCTGAAGAATTTGCTCCATTATGGGTTATTGATTTCCCATTATTAGAATTAGATGAAGAAACAGGGCATTACCATGCGATGCACCACCCATTTACATCCCCAAAACCAGGTCAATTAGAATTATTAGATACAGATCCAGGTGCGGTAAAAGCTAATGCGTATGATTTAGTATTAAATGGTAATGAAATAGGCGGAGGGTCTATTCGTATTCATGATAAAGACATGCAAGCTACCATGTTCAAGCATTTAGGTTTTACTCCGGAAGAAGCAAAAGCTCAATTTGGTTTCTTGATGGATGCCTTTCAATACGGGGCGCCACCACACGGAGGTTTAGCCTTTGGCCTAGATAGATTAGTTGCTATTTTAGGGGGACAAGAAACCATTAGAGATTTTATTGCATTCCCTAAAAACAATAGTGGTCGCGATGTCATGATTGATGCTCCTGCAAAAATTGATAATGAGCAATTAAAAGAATTACATCTAAAACTAGATTTAAAAGCTTAA
- a CDS encoding toxin-antitoxin system YwqK family antitoxin, which yields MKTFTFFLALFLTVAISAQETKPTFTKDGNKVIATYFHDNGEIAQTGEFLKGKLHGDWTMFDEAGEKVASGEYLNGRKTGTWFFWKGEELQQVDFEDSRIVGVTKLDSKGAVVSNK from the coding sequence ATGAAGACATTCACATTTTTTTTAGCACTGTTCTTAACAGTAGCCATATCTGCTCAAGAAACTAAGCCAACTTTTACAAAGGATGGTAACAAAGTAATTGCTACGTATTTTCATGATAATGGAGAAATAGCACAAACTGGAGAATTTCTAAAAGGTAAATTACATGGGGATTGGACGATGTTTGACGAAGCTGGTGAGAAAGTTGCTAGTGGAGAATATTTAAATGGTAGAAAAACAGGTACTTGGTTCTTCTGGAAAGGTGAAGAATTACAACAAGTAGATTTTGAAGATAGTAGAATAGTTGGTGTTACTAAATTAGACTCAAAAGGAGCTGTAGTGAGTAACAAATAG
- a CDS encoding DUF3078 domain-containing protein: MQANNLKLTALLVVFLCFAKVNAQDTIPEPQEIDSIAIDTIVIRSFQDRIKNIPRGANLTNPVISFKRTKPLKNKYSRFKIPSFWDNENKIGFNFSEVAFINWNAGGNNSIAGAANAKFVRNYKFRYVQWNNDLEVRYGLNAQEDRELRKTEDVIRFSSTFGYRKDTITNWYYSVKTNFNTQFSNGYKYPDTETPISTFMAPGYLFLGAGTSYIPEGKKFNLYISPITQKATFVLDQDLANNGSFGVKKAVKDADGTIIEEGENVFMELGFLITNTWEKEIMTNVLMNHRISLYTDYLNSFGNIDVDWELNFNLKVNKYITSNIGTQVIFDNDILFDEVVDDAGVVTSKGVPKIQFKQILGIGITYDF; the protein is encoded by the coding sequence ATGCAAGCAAATAACCTAAAATTAACTGCGCTACTAGTCGTATTCTTATGCTTTGCTAAAGTTAACGCACAGGATACCATACCAGAACCACAGGAGATAGACTCCATTGCAATAGACACTATTGTAATCCGTTCATTCCAGGATCGGATTAAAAATATTCCGAGAGGCGCTAACTTAACCAACCCTGTCATCTCTTTTAAAAGAACAAAACCCTTAAAAAACAAATACAGTCGATTTAAAATTCCGTCTTTCTGGGATAATGAAAATAAAATTGGCTTTAATTTTAGTGAGGTCGCTTTTATCAATTGGAATGCCGGTGGAAATAATTCAATTGCAGGAGCTGCAAATGCAAAATTTGTTAGAAACTATAAATTTAGATACGTCCAATGGAATAATGATTTGGAAGTGCGTTACGGGTTAAATGCGCAGGAAGACCGGGAGCTTAGAAAAACGGAAGATGTCATTAGATTCAGTTCTACTTTTGGTTATAGAAAAGACACCATTACTAATTGGTACTACTCCGTAAAAACCAATTTTAATACGCAATTTTCTAACGGATATAAGTATCCAGATACTGAAACCCCGATTTCTACTTTTATGGCACCAGGCTATTTATTTTTAGGTGCGGGTACGTCCTACATACCTGAAGGCAAAAAATTTAATCTATACATTTCACCAATCACACAAAAAGCCACTTTTGTTTTAGATCAGGACCTTGCCAACAACGGTTCTTTTGGGGTTAAAAAAGCCGTAAAAGATGCGGATGGTACTATTATTGAAGAAGGTGAAAACGTCTTTATGGAGCTCGGTTTTTTAATCACGAATACTTGGGAAAAGGAAATAATGACCAACGTACTGATGAATCACAGGATCAGTCTATACACGGATTACCTCAACAGTTTCGGGAATATTGATGTAGATTGGGAGCTAAATTTTAACCTCAAAGTCAATAAATACATCACGAGTAACATAGGAACACAGGTTATTTTTGATAATGATATTTTGTTTGACGAAGTTGTAGATGACGCTGGGGTCGTCACCTCAAAAGGAGTGCCTAAAATTCAATTTAAGCAAATTTTAGGCATTGGTATCACATACGATTTCTAG
- a CDS encoding cold-shock protein codes for MTGTVKFYNVSKGYGFITNDNTGKDIFVHATSLNGAELNEGDQVEYEEEEGKKGIVAGQVQVIG; via the coding sequence ATGACTGGAACAGTAAAATTTTATAATGTATCTAAAGGCTACGGATTCATTACCAACGACAACACAGGAAAAGACATTTTTGTTCATGCAACTTCATTAAATGGTGCTGAACTTAACGAAGGAGATCAAGTGGAATACGAAGAAGAGGAAGGTAAAAAAGGTATTGTCGCAGGACAAGTACAAGTAATAGGCTAA
- a CDS encoding nucleoside deaminase, which yields MMAPYDDTYYMKKALQEAEYAFEKGEVPVGAIIVIQDKIIARAHNLTEQLNDVTAHAEMQAITAAANFLGGKYLKECTLYVTLEPCQMCAGALYWSQISKIVYAAKDVDRGCGAMGTTLHPKTKIEGGVLEAEASALLKRFFTQRRNLN from the coding sequence ATGATGGCACCTTATGATGATACTTATTACATGAAAAAAGCCTTGCAAGAGGCAGAATATGCTTTTGAAAAAGGAGAGGTCCCTGTAGGGGCTATCATTGTAATTCAGGATAAGATAATTGCTAGAGCACATAATCTAACAGAGCAACTCAATGATGTTACGGCACATGCAGAGATGCAGGCAATTACGGCAGCGGCTAACTTCTTAGGAGGTAAATATCTTAAAGAATGTACTTTATATGTAACCCTAGAACCTTGTCAAATGTGTGCAGGAGCGTTGTATTGGAGTCAGATTTCTAAAATTGTATATGCAGCAAAAGATGTAGATCGCGGTTGCGGTGCCATGGGGACCACATTACACCCTAAAACAAAGATAGAAGGTGGTGTATTGGAAGCGGAAGCTTCTGCCCTTTTAAAGCGATTCTTTACCCAAAGAAGAAACCTTAATTAA
- a CDS encoding efflux RND transporter permease subunit translates to MTKKKKQVEKEFGLSSWAINNKTTMYVLIAVIFYLGIAAFFSMPRENFPEVNETKIYISSVFPGNTAEDIEKLIIDPLEDKLKTVSNVVEITSTSQEDYGMVIVEFDENITVEQAKQKVKDEIDTETSSEDWPTFNGAKVEPDVFELSLSEEMPILNINITGDYPIEKLKEYGEFLQDEIENLLEIKKVDIRGAQEKEVEVAVDIYKMMAAEVTFNDIIGAINNGNVTMAAGNLIASGQRRTIRILGEIENPKELENFVVKAESGNPIYLKDVATVAFKEEDKTTFAREYGKPVVMLDVKKRAGKNMVAAVEQIRVIVDDAIKNEFPQDLKVTVTNDQSSVTIGQVDDLVNNIIFGVILVVTVLMFFLGFKNALFVGFAIPMSMFMSLMILGWLGQSLNTMVLFGLIMGLGMLVDNGIVVVENVYRLMEDEGMSRIEAAKKGIGEIAFPIIISTATTVAAFIPLGLWPGIMGEFMKILPITLSVVLGSSLFVAIFFNSVLVSRYMTIQDKDMPLQQIIKVTSIVAAVGILVLLVGGAYRGLGTVMIFTAVMLWLYRWFIRKWANTFQDKVLVRLENWYERQLRGALSNKMPYVLSIGTFVLLILSFIAFGASLATQRTKVEFFPDNKPNQIIVYIEYPQGTDITKTNAITKEIEERVYKVINANQYKDGDYNFLVESAVSQVGEGAGNPQTDGGSSAEMPHKGKITASMREYKFRKGEDSELLRQKVQKALVGIYPGVLISVEKDAAGPPAGSPINIEIQGDDYNELINTAEKMREFINTKNIAGIDELKIDVNKDKPTMRVVIDREKAGELGISAAQVGTQLRNSIFGSKAGIYKEDGEDYDIYIRFNEENRYNTSALFNQNITFRDNTGQMKSVPLSTVAKQANNSGFSAIKHKATQRVVTVYSAMSPGFTDASAIVAQVQNEMKSYEGLPSNIKIDYTGQIEEQNKQMAFLMGAFFTGLGLIFFILIFQFNSISKPTIIMLAIFLSFIGVFGGIVITGSAFVIMMTMVGIISLAGIVVNNGVVLLDYAQLLIDRKKNDLDLEDADYLETEDLYESIVKAGKARLRPVLLTAITTILGLIPLAIGLNINFFTLFADFNPNIYMGGDNVIFWGPLAWTVIYGLLIATFLTLILVPVLFFLVMKFKMWLHTKFSSDSEAPALEENVS, encoded by the coding sequence ATGACTAAAAAGAAAAAACAAGTCGAAAAAGAGTTTGGATTATCCTCTTGGGCCATAAACAATAAGACCACTATGTATGTGCTTATTGCTGTAATTTTCTACTTAGGTATTGCTGCATTTTTTAGCATGCCTAGAGAGAATTTTCCAGAGGTAAATGAAACTAAAATATACATCAGCTCTGTGTTCCCTGGAAATACCGCTGAAGATATAGAGAAGCTTATTATAGATCCTCTAGAAGATAAGCTTAAAACAGTAAGTAATGTTGTAGAAATAACTTCTACCTCCCAAGAAGATTATGGGATGGTCATTGTTGAGTTTGACGAAAACATCACTGTAGAGCAAGCAAAACAGAAGGTTAAGGATGAAATTGATACAGAGACCTCTAGTGAAGACTGGCCAACTTTTAATGGTGCTAAAGTAGAACCAGATGTTTTTGAGCTTAGTTTATCTGAAGAAATGCCTATTCTAAATATCAATATTACAGGAGATTACCCTATTGAGAAATTAAAAGAATATGGTGAGTTTTTACAAGACGAAATAGAAAATCTTTTAGAAATTAAAAAGGTAGATATTCGTGGGGCTCAAGAAAAAGAAGTAGAAGTGGCTGTGGATATCTATAAAATGATGGCTGCAGAGGTTACTTTTAATGATATAATTGGTGCTATTAATAACGGAAACGTTACCATGGCTGCAGGTAATTTAATTGCTAGTGGTCAGAGACGTACCATTAGAATTTTAGGTGAAATTGAAAACCCTAAAGAACTAGAAAACTTTGTTGTTAAAGCGGAAAGTGGTAATCCTATTTATTTAAAAGATGTTGCTACTGTTGCTTTTAAAGAAGAAGATAAAACCACTTTTGCTCGCGAGTATGGTAAGCCTGTAGTGATGTTAGACGTTAAAAAACGTGCTGGTAAAAACATGGTTGCCGCTGTGGAGCAAATTCGTGTTATCGTAGATGATGCAATAAAAAATGAATTCCCTCAAGATTTAAAAGTAACGGTTACTAATGACCAGTCTTCTGTAACTATTGGACAAGTAGATGATTTGGTGAACAATATTATTTTCGGGGTTATCTTAGTAGTTACCGTTTTAATGTTCTTTTTAGGATTTAAGAATGCACTGTTCGTAGGTTTTGCAATCCCTATGTCTATGTTCATGTCATTAATGATATTAGGTTGGCTTGGTCAAAGTTTAAATACCATGGTATTGTTTGGTCTTATTATGGGGCTAGGTATGTTGGTAGATAACGGTATTGTGGTTGTAGAAAACGTTTACCGTTTAATGGAAGATGAAGGTATGAGCAGAATAGAAGCTGCTAAAAAAGGAATTGGAGAAATTGCGTTCCCAATTATCATTTCTACCGCGACAACAGTAGCTGCCTTTATTCCATTAGGATTATGGCCTGGAATTATGGGTGAGTTTATGAAAATATTACCTATAACCTTATCAGTAGTACTGGGGTCATCTCTATTTGTTGCAATCTTCTTTAACTCGGTATTGGTATCGCGTTATATGACGATTCAAGATAAAGACATGCCGCTTCAACAAATTATCAAAGTAACAAGTATTGTCGCTGCTGTTGGTATTTTAGTATTATTGGTAGGCGGAGCTTACCGCGGGTTAGGTACTGTAATGATTTTTACTGCTGTTATGCTTTGGTTGTATCGTTGGTTTATCCGTAAATGGGCAAATACTTTTCAAGATAAAGTATTAGTTAGACTAGAGAACTGGTATGAACGTCAACTGCGTGGGGCCTTATCTAATAAAATGCCTTACGTATTATCTATAGGAACTTTTGTTCTGTTGATTTTATCCTTTATTGCCTTTGGTGCTTCTTTAGCAACACAACGTACTAAAGTAGAATTTTTCCCAGACAATAAGCCCAATCAGATTATTGTATATATAGAATACCCTCAAGGTACTGATATCACCAAAACCAACGCAATCACTAAAGAAATTGAAGAGCGCGTTTATAAGGTTATAAACGCCAATCAATATAAAGATGGAGATTATAACTTTTTAGTAGAAAGTGCTGTATCTCAGGTTGGAGAAGGTGCTGGTAACCCTCAAACAGACGGTGGCTCTTCTGCTGAAATGCCTCATAAAGGAAAAATTACAGCTTCTATGCGCGAATATAAATTTCGTAAAGGAGAGGATAGCGAGTTATTACGTCAAAAAGTTCAAAAAGCCTTGGTAGGGATATATCCTGGTGTTTTAATTTCTGTTGAGAAAGATGCTGCCGGACCTCCTGCGGGATCACCAATTAATATTGAAATTCAAGGCGATGATTACAATGAGCTAATTAATACGGCTGAAAAAATGCGAGAGTTTATCAATACCAAAAATATTGCGGGTATTGATGAATTAAAGATTGATGTAAATAAAGATAAGCCCACCATGCGTGTGGTTATTGATCGTGAAAAAGCTGGAGAATTAGGAATTAGTGCTGCTCAAGTGGGTACACAATTACGAAATTCTATATTTGGTTCTAAAGCGGGTATTTATAAAGAAGACGGTGAAGATTATGACATCTACATTCGTTTTAATGAAGAAAACCGCTACAACACTAGTGCTTTATTTAATCAAAACATTACGTTTAGAGACAATACAGGACAAATGAAAAGTGTTCCACTTTCTACTGTTGCAAAACAAGCTAACAATTCTGGATTTAGCGCCATTAAACATAAAGCAACACAACGTGTAGTAACCGTTTATTCTGCTATGTCTCCAGGATTTACAGATGCCAGTGCTATTGTAGCTCAAGTTCAAAACGAAATGAAAAGTTACGAAGGGCTGCCTTCCAATATCAAAATTGATTATACAGGCCAGATTGAAGAACAAAATAAGCAAATGGCCTTCTTAATGGGCGCCTTTTTTACAGGACTAGGATTAATATTCTTTATTCTTATTTTTCAATTTAATTCTATTTCTAAGCCTACTATCATTATGCTAGCCATCTTTTTAAGCTTCATTGGCGTATTTGGGGGTATAGTAATTACAGGAAGTGCCTTTGTTATTATGATGACCATGGTAGGTATTATATCATTGGCCGGTATTGTTGTAAATAACGGAGTAGTATTGCTAGATTACGCGCAGCTGTTAATTGATCGTAAAAAGAACGATTTAGATTTAGAAGATGCCGATTATTTAGAGACTGAAGATCTTTATGAAAGTATTGTAAAAGCTGGTAAAGCACGTTTAAGACCTGTATTGTTAACTGCAATTACAACTATTCTTGGTTTAATTCCTTTGGCGATAGGTTTAAACATTAACTTCTTTACCTTGTTTGCAGATTTTAATCCAAACATATACATGGGGGGTGATAATGTAATTTTCTGGGGACCTTTAGCATGGACTGTAATTTATGGTTTGCTAATAGCCACTTTCTTAACTTTAATTTTAGTACCCGTGCTATTCTTTCTGGTTATGAAATTTAAGATGTGGTTACACACTAAGTTCTCTAGTGACTCAGAAGCACCTGCATTAGAAGAAAACGTATCGTAG